In Mercurialis annua linkage group LG5, ddMerAnnu1.2, whole genome shotgun sequence, a single genomic region encodes these proteins:
- the LOC126682541 gene encoding uncharacterized protein LOC126682541 isoform X2 gives MKKYNSSFTFFSFHILLFTIFICSPICKSQDTDGLCALAYCGEGICKNINISSIIPSFECECKPGWNKVQIGLVTFPSCLIPNCTVDLQCGNGSPPPPPPPIALPTLNFTDPCNLIWCGEGSCKPNANGTRHTCQCNEGSANLVNNTEMPCFQKCFLGADCNNLGLLPPAPPSPINSGPSKALSSWRSLPLGALIMIFLAATLA, from the exons ATGAAGAAATACAATTCGAgctttacttttttttctttccataTTCTTCTGTTTACTATTTTCATTTGTAGTCCAATATGCAAATCACAAg ATACAGATGGTTTATGTGCATTAGCTTATTGTGGGGAAGGGATATGTAAGAATATCAACATTTCATCAATAATACCAAGTTTTGAATGTGAATGCAAACCTGGTTGGAACAAGGTTCAAATTGGTCTTGTCACCTTCCCTTCTTGTTTAATTCCTAACT GCACGGTGGACTTGCAATGTGGAAATGGATCACCGCCGCCTCCGCCTCCTCCTATCGCTCTGCCGACGCTAAATTTTACTGACC CCTGCAACTTAATTTGGTGTGGCGAAGGTAGCTGCAAGCCTAATGCCAATGGAACAAGGCACACGTGTCAGTGCAATGAAGGCTCAGCAAATTTAGTGAATAATACTGAAATGCCTTGCTTTCAAAAAT GTTTCCTTGGAGCAGATTGCAATAATCTTGGATTACTTCCACCAGCTCCGCCATCACCCATTAATTCAG GTCCATCAAAAGCGTTAAGTTCTTGGAGGAGTCTCCCTCTTGGTGCACTAATCATGATTTTTCTGGCAGCAACATTGGCTTAA
- the LOC126682541 gene encoding uncharacterized protein LOC126682541 isoform X1, producing the protein MKKYNSSFTFFSFHILLFTIFICSPICKSQDTDGLCALAYCGEGICKNINISSIIPSFECECKPGWNKVQIGLVTFPSCLIPNCTVDLQCGNGSPPPPPPPIALPTLNFTDPCNLIWCGEGSCKPNANGTRHTCQCNEGSANLVNNTEMPCFQKCFLGADCNNLGLLPPAPPSPINSGSKNESPPPPPPPPPPPSSSDSDGPGPSKALSSWRSLPLGALIMIFLAATLA; encoded by the exons ATGAAGAAATACAATTCGAgctttacttttttttctttccataTTCTTCTGTTTACTATTTTCATTTGTAGTCCAATATGCAAATCACAAg ATACAGATGGTTTATGTGCATTAGCTTATTGTGGGGAAGGGATATGTAAGAATATCAACATTTCATCAATAATACCAAGTTTTGAATGTGAATGCAAACCTGGTTGGAACAAGGTTCAAATTGGTCTTGTCACCTTCCCTTCTTGTTTAATTCCTAACT GCACGGTGGACTTGCAATGTGGAAATGGATCACCGCCGCCTCCGCCTCCTCCTATCGCTCTGCCGACGCTAAATTTTACTGACC CCTGCAACTTAATTTGGTGTGGCGAAGGTAGCTGCAAGCCTAATGCCAATGGAACAAGGCACACGTGTCAGTGCAATGAAGGCTCAGCAAATTTAGTGAATAATACTGAAATGCCTTGCTTTCAAAAAT GTTTCCTTGGAGCAGATTGCAATAATCTTGGATTACTTCCACCAGCTCCGCCATCACCCATTAATTCAGGTTCGAAAAATgaatcaccaccaccaccaccaccaccaccaccaccaccgagTTCCTCCGACTCGGATGGACCGG GTCCATCAAAAGCGTTAAGTTCTTGGAGGAGTCTCCCTCTTGGTGCACTAATCATGATTTTTCTGGCAGCAACATTGGCTTAA
- the LOC126682548 gene encoding katanin p60 ATPase-containing subunit A1, with translation MSVLTGLQDHLKLAREYALEGLYDTSIIFFDGAIAQINKHLNSLDDPLIRSKWMNVKKAISEETEVVKQLDSERRAFKEIPTGRRAASPPIHAKASSFLFQPLDEYPTSSAPHMDDPDVWRPPSRDTSSRRPTRSGQVGMRKSPQEGSWGGGGGGAPHGGSSRPGPGGRATKSGSGTSRVNSGVRASTTGRKGTGAGKSGKGDSANGDGEDGKSKKGQYEGPDPDLAAMLERDVLETTPGVRWEDVAGLSEAKRLLEEAVVLPLWMPEYFQGIRRPWKGVLMFGPPGTGKTLLAKAVATECGTTFFNVSSATLASKWRGESERMVRCLFDLARAYAPSTIFIDEIDSLCNSRGASGEHESSRRVKSELLVQVDGVNNTGTNEDGSKKIVMVLAATNFPWDIDEALRRRLEKRIYIPLPNFESRKELIKINLKTVEVAPDVDIDEVARRAKGYSGDDLTNVCRDASLNGMRRKIAGKTRDEIKSMAKDDISNDPIAMCDFEEALQKVQRSVSQSDIEKHEKWFQEFGSA, from the exons ATGTCAGTGTTAACAGGATTACAAGATCACTTAAAATTAGCCAGAGAATACGCACTCGAAGGCCTCTACGACACTTCAATTATCTTCTTCGACGGCGCCATTGCTCAGATCAATAA GCACTTAAATTCACTCGACGACCCTTTAATTCGCTCAAAATGGATGAATGTGAAGAAAGCAATCTCAGAGGAGACGGAGGTAGTGAAGCAATTAGATTCGGAGAGAAGGGCATTTAAGGAAATTCCTACTGGGAGACGTGCCGCTTCGCCGCCTATTCATGCTAAAGCTTCGTCCTTCCTTTTTCAACCGTTGGATGAGTATCCTACCTCATCTGCTCCTCATATGGACGATCCTGATGTGTGGAGGCCGCCGAGTCGGGATACTTCGAGTAGGAGGCCTACTCGGTCTGGTCAAGTTGGTATGAGGAAATCACCCCAGGAAGGGAGTTGGggcggtggcggtggtggtgCTCCTCATGGTGGTTCTAGTAGACCAGGTCCAGGTGGTCGTGCTACAAAGAGTGGTAGTGGGACGAGTAGGGTGAACTCGGGAGTTCGGGCGTCGACTACTGGGAGGAAAGGAACGGGTGCTGGAAAAAGTGGCAAGGGAGATTCGGCT AATGGTGATGGTGAAGATGGGAAGTCGAAGAAGGGACAATATGAAGGTCCTGATCCGGATTTGGCTGCAATGCTTGAAAGGGATGTGTTGGAAACTACTCCTGGAGTTAGATGGGAGGATGTTGCTGGACTTAGTGAAGCTAAAAGACTTCTGGAAGAAGCGGTTGTTCTTCCGTTATGGATGCCTGAATATTTCCAG GGAATTAGGCGACCATGGAAAGGGGTTCTTATGTTTGGCCCTCCTGGTACTGGGAAGACACTGCTCGCTAAAGCTGTTGCTACTGAGTGTGGCACAACTTTTTTCAATGTTTCCTCGGCTACATTGGCATCAAAGTGGCGTGGGGAGAGTGAGCGCATGGTGCGGTGTTTGTTTGATCTGGCACGAGCTTATGCGCCAAGTACAATATTCATTGATGAGATTGATTCTCTGTGTAATTCCAGAGG GGCTTCAGGAGAACATGAATCATCTAGAAGGGTCAAGTCTGAACTTCTGGTTCAGGTAGATGGTGTAAACAATACAGGCACAAATGAAGATGGTAGTAAAAAAATAGTGATGGTTTTGGCAGCTACTAATTTCCCATGGGACATTGATGAAGCACTTAG GAGGAGATTGGAAAAGCGTATTTATATTCCTCTCCCCAATTTTGAGAGTCGTAAGGAGCTTATTAAGATCAATCTGAAAACAGTTGAG GTGGCTCCTGATGTAGATATTGATGAAGTGGCTCGTCGGGCAAAGGGGTATAGCGGAGACGATCTTACAAATGTTTGTCGGGATGCTTCGTTAAATGGCATGAGACGCAAGATTGCTGGAAAGACACGAGATGAGATTAAAAGCATGGCTAAAGATGATATTTCAAATGATCCTATCGCGATGTGTGATTTTGAAGAGGCATTGCAGAAGGTCCAGCGAAGTGTTTCACAATCCGATATTGAGAAGCATGAGAAGTGGTTCCAAGAGTTCGGATCTGCTTAA
- the LOC126681164 gene encoding aromatic aminotransferase ISS1: protein MGSFGKLAKRALDTNMPVMVEIQEVIRGAKNAMSLAQGVVYWQPPKQALEKVKELVWEPHVSRYGADEGIPELREALTVKLKKENNLVNSSVMVTSGANQAFVNLVLALCDPGDSVVMFAPYYFNAYMSFQMTGITDILVGPGNPKTLHPDADWLEKILSETKPVPKVVTVVNPGNPSGTYIPDPLLKRISDLCREAGSWLIVDNTYEYFMYDGLKHSCIEGDHIVNIFSFSKAYGMMGWRVGYIAYPSSVNEFATQLLKIQDNIPICASILSQYLALYSLEMGPDWVADQVKDLVKNREILLEALSPLGEDSVKGGEGAIYLWAKLPDKFVDDFKVVRWLATKHGVVVIPGGACGCPGHVRISFGGLIEPDCRAAADRLKKGLEELVSGGMVE from the exons ATGGGTTCCTTTGGAAAGCTTGCTAAGAGGGCTTTGGATACTAATATGCCAGTCATGGTTGAG ATACAGGAGGTTATTCGAGGCGCGAAAAATGCCATGTCTTTAGCTCag GGTGTTGTTTATTGGCAACCGCCCAAACAAGCATTAGAAAAGGTGAAAGAATTGGTATGGGAGCCTCATGTTAGTCGTTATGGTGCTGATGAAGGTATTCCTGAACTCAGGGAGGCATTGACTGTGAAG ctgaaaaaggaaaataatttgGTGAATTCTTCAGTCATGGTTACTTCAGGTGCAAATCAG GCATTTGTGAATCTTGTCCTTGCCTTGTGTGATCCTGGGGATTCTGTTGTTATGTTTGCTCCATACTATTTCAATGCATACATGTCCTTTCAGATGACTGGAATCACCGACATTTTAGTGGGTCCTGGAAATCCAAAGACGCTTCATCCAGATGCAG ACTGGTTGGAGAAGATACTATCAGAAACTAAACCAGTTCCAAAGGTTGTTACTGTAGTAAACCCCGGAAACCCAAGTGGGACATATATTCCGGATCCCCTTCTTAAG AGGATCTCAGATCTATGCAGAGAAGCTGGATCCTGGCTTATTGTAGATAATACATACGA GTACTTTATGTATGACGGTCTAAAACATTCATGTATAGAAGGTGATCACATTGTCAACATTTTTTCCTTCTCTAAAGCCTATGGAATGATGGGCTGGCGAGTTGGATAT ATAGCATATCCATCAAGTGTGAACGAATTTGCGACTCAACTTCTCAAAATTCAGGACAACATACCAATCTGTGCTTCGATACTATCTCAGTACCTTGCGCTCTACTCCTTAGAAATGGGGCCTGATTGGGTTGCAGATCAAGTAAAAGATCTTGTTAAAAATCGAGAAATCCTTTTGGAAGCTCTCTCTCCATTGGGTGAAGATTCGGTTAAAGGAGGAGAAGGTGCAATTTACCTATGGGCAAAGCTTCCCGACAAATTTGTTGATGATTTTAAAGTTGTTCGCTGGCTTGCCACGAAGCATGGGGTCGTTGTGATTCCAGGAGGTGCTTGTGGTTGCCCCGGACATGTTAGGATTTCGTTCGGCGGCTTGATAGAACCTGATTGCAGAGCTGCTGCGGATAGACTAAAGAAAGGATTAGAAGAATTAGTGAGCGGCGGAATGGTGGAGTAA